Proteins from one Cellulosilyticum lentocellum DSM 5427 genomic window:
- a CDS encoding hemolysin XhlA family protein — protein MPQDTQDVLQEIKEKLGSIQSAVDNIMPVVDLKIENMEDKLKVANHRILDLEEQNKWLWRCIAGAIIAGVIAMYFK, from the coding sequence ATGCCACAAGACACACAGGATGTTTTACAGGAAATTAAAGAGAAACTAGGAAGCATTCAATCGGCTGTAGATAATATAATGCCAGTTGTAGATCTTAAGATTGAAAATATGGAAGATAAGCTTAAAGTGGCCAATCACCGAATATTAGACTTAGAAGAACAGAACAAGTGGTTATGGAGATGTATTGCTGGAGCAATAATTGCGGGTGTTATTGCAATGTATTTTAAATAG
- a CDS encoding phage holin family protein → MKNINWKQKLSSRKFWIALVGFITSILVAFNVPTLTVEQVTTIVMGGGTLIAYILSEGFIDAKRVEEGNKDGDTTKTTNS, encoded by the coding sequence ATGAAAAATATTAATTGGAAACAGAAACTTAGTAGTAGGAAGTTTTGGATAGCCTTAGTGGGATTTATTACATCTATTCTAGTGGCTTTTAATGTACCTACGCTCACTGTAGAGCAAGTTACAACTATTGTTATGGGTGGTGGAACATTAATCGCTTACATCCTGTCTGAAGGATTTATAGACGCTAAGCGAGTAGAGGAGGGCAATAAGGATGGAGATACAACAAAAACTACTAACAGTTAA
- a CDS encoding peptidoglycan recognition protein family protein: protein MEIQQKLLTVNQYSRPGTKLKQVKNIVVHWVGNANSTAIANRNYFESLKERKSFASSHYIIGLQGEIIQCVPESEIAYHANNANSYSIGIEVCHPDWQGKFSEITYKSLINLLADLCKRYSLEPTTAIIRHYDVTKKLCPKYYVEHSGAWLQLKQDVKVNMGTEDTELKKAAEILYKRNIISVLSAWDDVTKFKLEYVPGLLKNMGGIDRLVKDKIISDKLLWEYKQYNANHVRDLIIKYSKLG, encoded by the coding sequence ATGGAGATACAACAAAAACTACTAACAGTTAATCAATACAGTAGACCAGGTACTAAATTAAAGCAGGTTAAAAACATAGTAGTACATTGGGTAGGTAATGCAAATTCTACAGCAATAGCAAATAGGAATTATTTCGAGAGCCTAAAAGAGAGAAAGTCTTTTGCTAGTTCACACTACATCATAGGACTTCAAGGAGAAATCATCCAGTGTGTGCCAGAAAGCGAAATTGCTTATCATGCTAACAATGCTAATAGCTATTCTATAGGTATAGAGGTATGCCATCCTGATTGGCAAGGTAAGTTCTCAGAAATAACCTACAAGAGCCTTATTAACTTACTAGCAGACTTATGCAAGCGCTACAGTTTAGAGCCTACCACAGCGATTATAAGGCACTATGATGTAACTAAGAAGCTATGTCCTAAGTATTATGTAGAGCATAGTGGAGCATGGTTACAGTTAAAACAAGATGTAAAAGTTAATATGGGTACAGAAGATACAGAATTAAAGAAAGCTGCCGAGATATTATACAAGCGAAACATTATATCAGTTCTTAGTGCATGGGATGATGTGACTAAATTTAAACTAGAATACGTTCCAGGTCTATTAAAGAACATGGGTGGCATAGATAGGTTGGTTAAGGATAAGATAATCTCAGATAAGCTCCTGTGGGAGTATAAGCAGTACAATGCTAATCATGTAAGAGATTTAATAATTAAGTATAGTAAACTAGGGTAG
- a CDS encoding ParA family protein → MGKVVSFINMKGGVGKTTLCIGIGEYLAHNLDNHILFIDLDPQFNTTQSLMNEFDLEDQYLTEYTKKNITVKRLFEAPTKLSEKPKLPKTEEVIINLDDNIDIIPGTIDLIFEDNSKDGTKARRVKKFINENNLTQKYDYIFIDCPPTISLYTDAALIASDFYLVPNRIDRYSILGIKLLKQVIDRISYEEDLLIKPLGIVYTMLKDSTVKSDSLRKKFEENTIVGDIGLFNCSTSYVNDLLVGLQGNISSKYKKSRQDISNLCNEFIERIKSHD, encoded by the coding sequence ATGGGAAAAGTAGTATCATTTATAAATATGAAGGGTGGTGTAGGTAAGACCACATTGTGTATAGGTATTGGGGAATATCTAGCACATAATTTAGATAACCATATACTATTTATAGACCTAGACCCACAATTTAATACTACCCAATCACTCATGAATGAATTTGATTTAGAAGACCAATATCTTACCGAGTATACTAAAAAGAATATTACTGTAAAAAGACTTTTTGAAGCACCTACCAAATTATCTGAGAAGCCTAAGTTACCTAAGACAGAAGAAGTAATAATTAATTTAGACGATAATATTGATATAATTCCAGGGACTATTGATTTGATTTTCGAAGATAACAGTAAAGATGGTACTAAAGCTAGAAGAGTAAAGAAATTTATAAACGAAAATAACTTAACACAAAAATATGACTATATTTTTATTGATTGCCCACCCACAATATCACTATATACAGATGCAGCATTAATTGCATCAGACTTTTACTTAGTTCCAAACAGAATAGATAGATATTCCATATTAGGTATAAAGCTATTGAAACAAGTTATAGATAGAATTTCATACGAAGAAGATTTATTAATAAAGCCATTAGGAATAGTTTACACTATGTTAAAAGACTCTACTGTAAAAAGTGACTCATTAAGAAAGAAATTTGAAGAAAATACAATAGTGGGAGATATAGGCTTATTTAACTGTAGTACTTCTTATGTAAATGACTTATTAGTTGGTCTTCAAGGAAATATATCATCTAAGTATAAAAAGTCAAGACAAGATATCAGTAATTTATGTAACGAATTCATAGAAAGGATAAAGAGCCATGATTGA